In one window of Primulina tabacum isolate GXHZ01 chromosome 8, ASM2559414v2, whole genome shotgun sequence DNA:
- the LOC142554514 gene encoding dormancy-associated protein homolog 4-like: protein MGFLHKLWDETLAGPTPESGLGKLRKYNSFSGTRSAADQPAAAVATDDGVQISRSITIVRNNNNNAAPANRNLNVFVDSPSAPSSPASCSTPTSPFSPSTPGGNFKKLTSRKSAAADPKSPHGYDWIILSGLDR from the exons ATGGGATTTCTCCACAAGCTTTGGGACGAAACGCTTGCCGGGCCCACACCCGAATCGGGCCTTGGGAAACTCCGTAAATACAACTCTTTCTCCGGCACCAGATCCGCGGCGGATCAGCCGGCGGCGGCGGTCGCCACCGATGACGGTGTCCAGATCTCACGCAGCATCACCATTGTACGGAACAACAACAACAACGCTGCTCCTGCTAATCGAAATCTTAACGTCTTCGTTGACTCGCCGTCCGCACCATCTTCTCCTGCGAGTTGCAGCACTCCAACCTCGCCGTTTTCAC CTAGTACGCCAGGTGGAAATTTCAAGAAATTAACAAGTCGAAAATCCGCCGCGGCCGACCCAAAGAGTCCTCATGGTTACGATTG GATTATACTGAGTGGTCTGGACCGCTGA